GCTCGATCCACGCCGCGACCGCCTCGTATCCCTGGAGCGCGGCCATCAGCAGCGGCCGCGCGACGCCGACAGCCGTCGCACCGAGGGCAATCGCTCGCGCGGCATCCAGGCCGGTCCGGACGCCACCGGTCGCGATGATGGGGAGGCCCGCCGGGGCCGCCTGCGTCACCGAGACCGCCGTGGGAATGCCCCAGTCTCGGAAGACCTCGCCGAGCTGGATGCCGCGCCGGTCACCCACCAACGCGGCACGAGCACCCTCGACCGCTGCGAACGAGGTACCGCCCAGGCCGCCCACGTCGAGCGCCTGCACGCCGCACCCACGCAGTGCCAGGGCGGCGTCGGTCGAGAGGCCGGCTCCGGTCTCCTTCCCGATGAGCGGGACCGTCATCTCGGATACCAGCGCGGTGATGGCGTCGCGCACACCGCGCGCCTGCCGGTCGCCCTCGGGCATCACGGCCTCTTCGAGGATGTTCAGGTGAACGGCGAGCGCGTCGGCCTGGACCATCTCGACGCACGCCCGCACCTCCTCGACCGTCAGGCCGGGCGCGCCGTGCTGGGGGATCAACTGCGGCGCGCCGATGTTGCCGATGAGGAACGCGTCGGGGGCTTCCTGGCGGGCGACGGCGTAGGTACGCCGCTGGTGCGGGTCGCGCAGGGCCGCCCGCTGACTGCCGACGCCCATCGCCAGCCCGTACGCCTGCGCGGCCTTGGCCAATACCTGATTGATGGTGTAGGCATCCGGGTGGCCGCCGGTCATCGAGGCGATGACGAGGGGCGCACGCAACCGAAACCCGAGCAGTGGCGTCGTGAGGTCGATCTCGTCGAGATCGATCTCGGGCAACGCCTGGTGAATCAGCTTGATATCGTCCCAGCCGGGGCGCGTCCTGCTGGCAACGTCTTGCCCGGCGATGATCGACAGATGCTCACCCTTGCGGGCCGAGATCTCCGCACGCGCGTCCGCGCCGTCTCGCGAGTCGATCACCGATCTGGCCGTTGGTGAGGCTGGCCGTCGGCGCGCTCCACCACGCCGAGGGGCCGCAGGGCAAGTGTACCACGCCCCGCCAAGCCTGTGAACAATTGATGAACATTACCGAGGCAAAGACTGCTTCGCGCGCTGGAGCGCGGACGTGTCGGTCAGGCGGGCCGGGTCAGGCTTCGGGTCGCCGGCCGCGTTGATCTCGCCCAGCAGCTCCACGACGCTCCGGACGCCCGCCTGATCGATGTCGCCCTCGCGCGGGATGGCGTCGAGCATCTGGACGTACTGCTCGTAGACGATGGTCGCCTCGGCCTCGTTGGTCCCCAACGAGTCGGCCAGCAGCTTGATCGCCGCGCTCTTGTTGGATCGGTCGCCGATCCAGCGCTGGGCCTGGATCGTGGCGCGGATCAGGCGCGTCAGCGTGTCCTCGTTCTGTCGAGCCCAGTCCGGCCGCACGGCCAGCCCTTCAGCCTGGAAGTCCTTGACCGCGTCGCTCGCCTCGGCCAGCACCTTGAAGCCGGCGCTGCGCAGGCGGCCGGCCCGGACTGGATCGACAAACGACGCGCCAACGGTGCCGTTCGCCACCGCTGCGCCGACGACCCCCAGGTCGGGGAAGGCGATCGGCCGTGAATCGTTCTCGGAGATCGCGCGAGCCTTGAGGAGCCGCTTGAGCACGGCCGCGGCGGCGCTCTTCTCGTCGAAGTAGCCAATCGGCCTGCCCTTGAGGCCAGCCAGGTCGGCCACGTCCTGCGCGGCGATCAGCGCGAACGGCGCCTTGTTCACCAGGCCGGCGACCATCACGAGGTTCTGGCCGTTCTTTCCGACCTGAATCAGCCGATCCGTGGCCACCACGCCGATGTCGCGCTCACGCTTCTCGACGTCCTCGGCGGCCATTGTCGATCCCGGCTCAGTCTCTTTGCGCTCGACGACGATCCGCTGGCCGGCCAGGAACCCCTGCTTCTCGGCCACATCGACGATCCAGCCGCCGAGCGACGCCGACGTGCCGATCTTGACGCGGGTAGGTGGCACCGCTGTCGGGCTGGGCGACGGCGAAGGTGATGGAGGCGGCGACGGTGACGGGGCGACTGCGCCCTGCGCCGGGGCGGCCGGCTGGCCGGGCGTCGCCTGGGGGGCAGCCGAGGTCGCCGAGCGCGTCGGGATCGTGATTGAGGGGACATCGCCGCACCCGGCGACGAGCATCACGGACAACAGCAGCCATCGCAGCGCCTTCAGCACGAATCGCGCTCCATCACGTTCGATTGAGTAGCTGGCGGACCACATGTGCACACCTTCTGAGAGGCTGCGCAGGGCCATCTTCGAGGGTAGCACGTCCGAGACAGAAGGTACGCACACGAGGCCCGGGAAACGGGCAGACCTGTGGGACAGCGTGCTCGCCGGCACGTCCCGCCGGCCACCGGCTGTGTACACTGACCCCTGTCCGGCGCAGCGGCGCACAAGGGAGAGCGGGTCGTGGGCAAGGTAGCGTTCCTGTTTCCAGGTCAGGGGTCAGCGGCAATCGGCATGGGTGAGGCGCTGGCTGAGGTCTCGCCGGCGGCGCGTCGGGTGCTCGACCGACTGCACGAGCTTGCGCCGGCGGTGCGTCAGCTGATCCACGAAGGGCCGAAGGACGAGCTGATCCGGACCTCGAACGCCCAGCCGGCGATCTTCGCGGTGGACTGCGCGGCGCTGGCCGCGCTGCAGGAGCGCGGCATCCAGCCGGATGTGACGGCCGGGCACAGTCTGGGCGAGTACGCGGCCCTGGTCGGGGCGGGCGTCCTGAGCTTTGACGATGGACTCCCGCTGGTGATCCAGCGTGGCGCGGTGATGGAGCAGGCGGCGGCCTCGACACCCGGCACCATGATGGCGATCCTCGGCTCGAACCCGGCGGCCGTCAACGCGCTCATCGCCGAGTGGGCGCGGCGCGGCGTCATCGCCAACGCCAACGATAACGCCCCGGGTCAGGTCGTGATCTCGGGATCGGTGGAGACCCTGCAGGCGGCGGCCGCTGACTTCAAAGCGCTGGGTGCGCGGGTCATGGACCTGCCAGTCGGCGGGGCGTTTCACTCGCCGTTGATGGCCACCGGGCAGGAAGCGTTTGCCGCAAACCTCGAGGGGGCGCCCTTCACGAACGGCCGGGTTCCGGTCGTCTCGAACTTCACCGCGTCGCTCGCCGCCACGGCAGACGCGGTCCGCGCCGCGCTGCGCCCGCAGATCACCGGACAGGTGCGCTGGCGCGAGTCGGTCGATGCGATGCTGGCGTTCGGCGTGGACACCTTCGTCGAGGTCGGGCCGGGCAAGGTGCTCTCCGGCCTGGTGTCCCGCTGTACGAAGGGGCAGGCGGTGACGATCCTGAACGTCGAAGACCCGGCCTCGCTGGAGAAGACGCTGGCGGCGCTCGGAGCCTGACGTACCCGCCCGGCCACCCAGCCTGCCCGCTACAGGCTGAGCAGGCCACGGCTACAGGCTGTGAGCAGGCCACGGCTACAGGCTGAGCAGGCCACGGCTACAGGCTGAGCAGGCCACGGCGCAGCCCGAGGTTGACGGCCTCCGTGCGGCTTTCCGCGCCGAGCTTGGCCAGGACAGCCGCCACGTGAAACTTGACGGTGTGATCGCTGACCGCGAGTCGCTGGGCGATGGCCTTGTTGGTCAGGCCCAGGGCGACGAGCGCCAGCACCTCACGCTCTCGCGCCGTGAGGTCGTCGACCGTCTCGACGGCCAGCCCGCCAGTCGGGGCGACCGGGAGAGCCCGCATCTGCTCGGCGCTCTCGCGGCCCATCACCGTGAGCCCCGACGCGACCGCCTGAAGCGCCATCTCGATCTGCTCGGCGTCGGCGTCGCGCGGCAGCAGGCCCCAGCCGACCCGCGGCCGCGCTGCCAGCATCTGCTGGACGAGGCTGCCACTTCCGAGCACGACCAGCCCGATCCCGGCTGCCTCCACGATCTCGATCGAATCGGCGAGCGGCTCGGCCTCAGCGCTGTCTACCAACGCGACGTCGGCCTCGTCGAGGAGCGGCGCGGCGGCCGGGTCGTCCAGCGCCCGCACGGACCCGAGCACACGCAGGCGGCCGCTCTCCCCGAGCATCGCCGTCAGCCCGGCTCGGACGGACGGCGTCCGGCCAGCCACGACCACCGCGATCACGCCAGCCTCATGCCGCGGCGTACCCGACGTACGCCTGCACCAGCCGCTCGGCCAGGGTACTGGGTACGGCCAGGGCCATCCCGCCGCCGACCATCGCGTTGATGCCGATGACGAACCCGTTGGCGTCGAGGAGCGGCCCGCCAGAGCTGCCCGGCCCGATAGGCACGTCCGCCTGGATCAGCGCGCGGCGGCCCGCCTCCCAGGGCTGGCCGGACGCCGCGATGATGCCGGTCGCCGCCGCGTAGCGCTCGCCGAACGGGTGACCGAGCGCCACCACCAGCTCGCCCACCCGCGCCGGGTTGGCCCGGTGTCGCGCGGCGGTGAGTCGCCGTTCGTCCACGACCACCAGCGCCAGATCGTTCGCCCCGTCGCG
This is a stretch of genomic DNA from Chloroflexota bacterium. It encodes these proteins:
- the fabD gene encoding ACP S-malonyltransferase produces the protein MGKVAFLFPGQGSAAIGMGEALAEVSPAARRVLDRLHELAPAVRQLIHEGPKDELIRTSNAQPAIFAVDCAALAALQERGIQPDVTAGHSLGEYAALVGAGVLSFDDGLPLVIQRGAVMEQAAASTPGTMMAILGSNPAAVNALIAEWARRGVIANANDNAPGQVVISGSVETLQAAAADFKALGARVMDLPVGGAFHSPLMATGQEAFAANLEGAPFTNGRVPVVSNFTASLAATADAVRAALRPQITGQVRWRESVDAMLAFGVDTFVEVGPGKVLSGLVSRCTKGQAVTILNVEDPASLEKTLAALGA
- a CDS encoding response regulator transcription factor codes for the protein MIAVVVAGRTPSVRAGLTAMLGESGRLRVLGSVRALDDPAAAPLLDEADVALVDSAEAEPLADSIEIVEAAGIGLVVLGSGSLVQQMLAARPRVGWGLLPRDADAEQIEMALQAVASGLTVMGRESAEQMRALPVAPTGGLAVETVDDLTAREREVLALVALGLTNKAIAQRLAVSDHTVKFHVAAVLAKLGAESRTEAVNLGLRRGLLSL
- a CDS encoding type 2 isopentenyl-diphosphate Delta-isomerase gives rise to the protein MIDSRDGADARAEISARKGEHLSIIAGQDVASRTRPGWDDIKLIHQALPEIDLDEIDLTTPLLGFRLRAPLVIASMTGGHPDAYTINQVLAKAAQAYGLAMGVGSQRAALRDPHQRRTYAVARQEAPDAFLIGNIGAPQLIPQHGAPGLTVEEVRACVEMVQADALAVHLNILEEAVMPEGDRQARGVRDAITALVSEMTVPLIGKETGAGLSTDAALALRGCGVQALDVGGLGGTSFAAVEGARAALVGDRRGIQLGEVFRDWGIPTAVSVTQAAPAGLPIIATGGVRTGLDAARAIALGATAVGVARPLLMAALQGYEAVAAWIEQFLIELRTAMFLTGSRTPPDLCHQPRVIVGETGVWLGQLVPRD
- a CDS encoding ABC transporter substrate-binding protein, producing the protein MLKALRWLLLSVMLVAGCGDVPSITIPTRSATSAAPQATPGQPAAPAQGAVAPSPSPPPSPSPSPSPTAVPPTRVKIGTSASLGGWIVDVAEKQGFLAGQRIVVERKETEPGSTMAAEDVEKRERDIGVVATDRLIQVGKNGQNLVMVAGLVNKAPFALIAAQDVADLAGLKGRPIGYFDEKSAAAAVLKRLLKARAISENDSRPIAFPDLGVVGAAVANGTVGASFVDPVRAGRLRSAGFKVLAEASDAVKDFQAEGLAVRPDWARQNEDTLTRLIRATIQAQRWIGDRSNKSAAIKLLADSLGTNEAEATIVYEQYVQMLDAIPREGDIDQAGVRSVVELLGEINAAGDPKPDPARLTDTSALQRAKQSLPR
- a CDS encoding trypsin-like peptidase domain-containing protein, producing MGLTRFSSIVERGLAELVQRVGPSVVEVRHGHGIGSGIVWRADGLLVTNDHVAPGGSVTVGLLDGRQLTGQVVARDGANDLALVVVDERRLTAARHRANPARVGELVVALGHPFGERYAAATGIIAASGQPWEAGRRALIQADVPIGPGSSGGPLLDANGFVIGINAMVGGGMALAVPSTLAERLVQAYVGYAAA